In Deltaproteobacteria bacterium, one genomic interval encodes:
- a CDS encoding Glu/Leu/Phe/Val dehydrogenase codes for MQDLAFSLCDEFGPAKIVHVHEPRIGLRGTLVVDNTAAGPSIGGLRMAPDVSTEECFRLARAMTLKNAAAGLPHGGGKSVLYGDPRMPRERKEELIRAFACALRGCDDYIFGPDMGTDETAMAWVRDEIGRAVGLPRELGGIPLDELGATGFGLRHAAEVAARHVGLSLAGARVAVQGFGSVGLHASRFLVEQGARIVAVSDSAGAIADPAGLDVAALAELKRAGKSVAEHSSGTRISAEELVGVECEIWIPAARPDVIDAASAPRLRAKLVIAGANIPITADAERMLHERGVVCVPDFIANAGGVICAAMEYRGATQSAAFDAIAERIRANTAAVLESASRKQVQPRQAAVELARERVARAMATRRWSIF; via the coding sequence ATGCAGGATCTGGCGTTCTCGCTCTGCGACGAGTTCGGCCCGGCGAAGATCGTGCACGTGCACGAGCCGCGCATCGGGCTTCGCGGCACGCTGGTGGTCGACAACACCGCGGCCGGCCCGTCGATCGGCGGCCTGCGCATGGCGCCGGACGTGAGCACCGAGGAGTGCTTCCGGCTCGCGCGCGCGATGACGCTGAAGAACGCGGCGGCCGGCCTGCCGCACGGCGGCGGCAAGTCGGTGCTCTACGGCGATCCGCGCATGCCGCGCGAGCGCAAGGAGGAGCTGATCCGCGCCTTCGCCTGCGCGCTTCGCGGCTGCGACGACTACATCTTCGGGCCCGACATGGGCACCGACGAGACCGCGATGGCCTGGGTGCGCGACGAGATCGGCCGCGCGGTCGGCCTGCCGCGCGAGCTCGGCGGGATTCCGCTCGACGAGCTCGGCGCCACCGGCTTCGGCCTGCGCCACGCGGCGGAGGTCGCGGCGCGCCACGTCGGCCTGTCGCTCGCGGGCGCGCGCGTGGCGGTGCAGGGCTTCGGCTCGGTGGGCCTGCACGCGTCGCGATTCCTGGTCGAGCAGGGCGCGCGCATCGTGGCTGTGAGCGACTCGGCCGGCGCGATCGCCGACCCCGCCGGGCTCGACGTCGCCGCGCTCGCCGAGCTGAAGCGCGCGGGCAAGAGCGTGGCCGAGCACTCCTCGGGCACGCGCATCTCGGCCGAGGAGCTGGTCGGCGTGGAGTGCGAGATCTGGATCCCCGCCGCGCGGCCGGACGTGATCGACGCTGCGAGCGCGCCGCGCCTTCGCGCGAAGCTCGTGATCGCGGGCGCGAACATCCCCATCACGGCCGACGCCGAGCGCATGCTGCACGAGCGCGGCGTGGTCTGCGTGCCGGACTTCATCGCCAACGCGGGCGGGGTGATCTGCGCGGCCATGGAGTACCGCGGCGCGACGCAGTCGGCCGCGTTCGATGCGATCGCGGAGCGGATCCGCGCCAACACGGCGGCCGTGCTCGAGTCCGCCTCGCGAAAGCAAGTGCAGCCGCGGCAGGCCGCGGTCGAGCTCGCGCGCGAGCGCGTGGCCCGCGCGATGGCGACGCGCCGCTGGTCGATCTTCTGA